The Fusarium poae strain DAOMC 252244 chromosome 2, whole genome shotgun sequence nucleotide sequence GATTGGATGGTACTCTGTATTTTGGATGAACCAACAGATCATTGCAGCGTCATATGCTCATACACTGGCTGACTGCTTATTTCTTGAAATGGAAGTTCATGCTCAATCGACGCTGTACCCCCACGTCGGTGCAGCCACGGTCGATCCGGGTGTAAGTTGGTGCAGCGTATCACATGAAACTGCATGTCTATAACGGTCTGTGGCTTGTTCTACTGAAGCAGTCCGATCTCGGTGCTTTGAGATATGGTTGAGCTTCGAGAGTGGTCGATGGTTTGTCATTTACAACAAATGCTATTGGAGTAGCACTTTGTGAATCAAGTGCTCACAGTCTTTGCCATGAGATACAAATAACATAAAGAAAGCTATTGGAATAAATAATGTACCTAGTTAAAGTCATGTAAAGAATAGTGCGAACGCCGTGTTAGACCAGTCGTCTGATTCCcatcctcagggtatcagaaaaattggccgctggaagcagaagagacgaaattagtgggccactttatgctcctcaGCCtgtagctcttagactagttatttttgtaacctaagacttgggaggtcattttttctgctacctactagCCCATTAAGACAAAGATGTGGATGATGGATCTCCACCAAAGGTTTCGACATCACTGTAAAaacctttatagtaatttcgGGCAACAATCTCATTTATTCCATGCTGAATGcattttaattcttttacACCTTTCTCCGTGTTCTTGACATTCTACCTTGATTGTGATACCATCGTTGTAGGAAGTTAAAGCGGGACCGCAGTAGTCGGAACATTATTTCCCCGCGCTACCTGAGTTTTGCATCGCGAATTTGTCCATCCGTCGATCACAAGAGTTACGAGGCTGCTGTAGAACTCGCTCCACGAACGCTGTAAGCACCGCGGAGCTCAGTCATGTCTCCGAGAACGAGTATATGGGGCGCATGCAGAGCTCTCGCAATTCGGTCGAGACCTGTCGCCCCCAGACCAGCCCCATTCGTCAACGCTCTCCCACGGAATCGATGGTACTCGAACGAGGGAAACGACCAACCTCCAAAGGCAATTGACAACACTCAAAAGGCCCAGGACTCCCAGGTTGGCTCGGGTGACGCCCCCGCGGCTTCGACAGGAAATGGGGACGCTGAGGTAGGATTTGGTCGTTCGAAAAGCTCCCATGTCTAGCAGCTAATGGGGCTGCCATATAGGTGACGTCTTCGCCAGCCTCTTCCGAGCAGATTATCGACGATGCGACACTCGAGCAAATGTTCTACGGCGGCCGCCCACAGTCGAGCTCGGTCGAGGGTGGTTTGACACCAGCGCAGGAGGATATTCTTTACCGCGAGGGTACCATTCCTTCGGCTGAGAAGGCCGAGGCTCTCGTTGCACAAGCAGAGAAGGCCGAGTTGGACTCGCCCGATAGTACTGAGATGCAAAACCCTGGACACAAGTTTGGTCTACCAAAGCGACCTTGGCCGGAAGGCTTCAACATGAAGAAGCGTTACCATCCTGTGTTGGAGCAAATTACTCGACTCCTCATGAAGGATGGTAAGCTCAGTGTTGCTCAACGAGTAAGTCTGGTTCTCGAGAAGGATTTTGGGGACATTGGTTAACAAATGACTTAGAATATGGCTATTGTCATGAACTACCTCCGAACCGCGCCACCTCCGATCTACAGTCCGAAATTCCCCCTCCTGCCGGGTACTCCCCCGGCCACACATCTCCCTCTCAACCCGATTCTATACATTACTGTCGCCATTGACTCGGTGGCTCCTCTCCTCAAGATCCGCAACGTGTCGGGTGCCGGCGGTGGTGGTCGAGCGCTAGAACTTCCCGTCCCTCTGGGTGTGAGGCAGCGACGACGAGTTGCCTTCCAATGGATTCTGGACGTTATCAACAAGAAGCCCTCCAAGGGCAGTGGACGTAAGCAATTCGCCTACCGAATCGCTGAGGAGATTGTTGCTGTCGTGGAAGGACGTTCGGGTGTGTGGGAGAAGCGCAAGATGGTTCACAAGCTGGGTACGGCCGCCCGAGCAAACATTGGGTCCAACAaactcaaggtcaagaagaaaaTGTAGATTTAGATGGGACAAGGCCGGAGCTCATGCTCCGTTTTAGGTTGTACAGTAGATGTGCCAAATATGTAACTATATCCAGCCATTTGATGAAAAGAGGCATTCAAAAGTCACCAACATATTGAGGTTACCCTGTGCTCTGATATAAACGTTGTAAGGTGATATTAAATGTTTCACTTTGTTACTCGGCGGGGTAGTGATTTGTTTCCCAGGCCCATGGCATCTAGCATCCTCAGCATCAAGTACTAAATTTGTTTTGCGTCTTATCCTGACAGTCAAGTTTTCTACTGCCCCAGGACAGACGCAAGAATCATTCTGGATGGAGTTTGATGCACTGATTGGACCCCGCGTAAACGAGTGGGAACGAAATCGATGATATCGGACACAGCCACGGATGGTACCGAGAATCCGGGCCCGATGCGGGGGCAGCAATGCCGACGGTCCAAATTAGAACATGCTGGGGTGTAAGATGGAGGCCACAAGTTACTCATGGTGAGAAGTCAAGTATTGCCGATCGAAACTAGCATTTTTGCAGTTCAATTAAATGCCTACAAACACTCATCGAGTGCCAAATGATTGTTCCGATCTCTCTCATAAGCTTAGTTGTGTTCTGAAGAcacctcagggtatcagaaaatttGGTCGCTgggagcataagagacgaaattaatagaacactttatgctctttagactatgtTTCTTaggctacttatttttgtaccctaaagacttaggaggtcatttctTCTGCTACTCACTAGAGACAGTCTGAGTTCAAAGCAAGGACAGATTCATAAATAATCTGAGAACACAATATAAACTGTTATGAACTAACCAACTGGTTTCGTTTATTGCTCTTGGTGGCTCACTTCTTAATATCCTGACGGCCGACATTGGAAGAAGCCTGTGTTGTGTTTCTTCGAATACCAGAAGCAAATGATGGACGCATAATCCTTTTGAAACTCTTCTCTTTGTTTCCTTTTTCTATGTCGGGAAGCACTACGTATACTGTTTCGTTTCTGCCACCTCCGTTCGTCTAACTTTGAAGGTTTCATACACTGCTTCTGTTGAGTCAGAAGTCTACAGCATTTACTTCCCACATACGTGAAACAATGAAAATAAAACTCCTGGCCGTttagatattaattaatttatctGTTAGAAAGTCAAATTATGCTTACCTGACGTTCAAGATCAAAAACAACGTCCATATTCAAACACGGTACAATATCCAGATTAGATCATCAATAGATGAACACAGTTTTCAGAGATTATGCATCTTGATAATAGGAAATCGTTATTCGCATTGCGATCCTAGTTTAGGACCCAAACCGGTGAAGTCTATCATCCAATGACGAAACTTCGATTCAGAGACAGCAGAATGATGCTTTCACATGACGACACACAAACAATCCACAGCCCAACCAAATAAATAGATCTAGCTGGAGTTTAATCATTTGGTAATACTTCAACTATAACAACTGATCTGAATACGACTTATTTCTCTGCCATAATATTTTCGGATCTACAGGTTCGGCTTACGAGGAAATTAACCTCGTGCAGTAGTAGTATTGACGGTGCACCACTTTAAAAAATACCTTAACCGATGGCTTGTGCTGTCCATGCACATCGTTACCACAATAAGTTATCTTAGTGCCCAACCTCCAGGGCATTCCTAGCTGTTTCTACCCCACCACTCGGTGATCTACCACACATCTGTGGCCCAAATCGGGGGGCTTGTCTGGGCTGCGCCGCTCTCTGTTCTAGGCTCAAACTCCTCTAACATTTAGACTCCACGCCTTTACCTGTTCCTTCCCCAGAGCCTAGACCTGAATTCCACTACCGACATCAAACCTTCTCCTctcccctcttcttctcctcctcttccttccctTCTTCAATCTCAACTCGTTCCTCGTCACACGACGAAGCACATACGACTATTTATCTAGCATTGTTGTAACCCCCCAGCATTAGTCTTGTAACGAATTGCGATATTACGAACCAAACATTACTACGCCGCCATTCAGCGCCGGCCAGCTTCACCGAGTTCCCTCTGACGTATCGACTCGAATTCGACCACGATAGCTTTTACTTCGACTTGACAACCATCGTCGCCAAGTATATTCAGAGATCTGTTCACTATCGAATCGAAAGGTGATAGCACTTGTATAGTACAGTTTCAGGCTCGCGCAATGCTATTTCGGCCTACATACTACACATTGAGCTCTGTCTAAAAGATCCCCGCCAAACTTATTGATTCGCCTGGCACAACGACTGAGTCCGCTTTATCCAGCTCTCGCTACACTCTCACCTTCACTACAAATACCCATCTTTATCAGTGCCGATTGTATCTGTCCGCCATCATGTCGCACAACCAACCCATGAGCATAGAGGCCATGCTCGACATGGAGCGCAAGGAGGTTCTGGCATTGCTTGAAAACAGACCCAAACCCAAACCTTCCATGCAAGGCGCCATGCGATCTGCCTCGCCTTATGCCACTCCTCGATCTCCCGTTCGAAGCATGTTGGATGTCGGCAATCAACCAGCACCCAGCTCTCCTCGCCAAGGTCCGGTGCGGAGTATGCTCGACACcacttctcctcctccacccAGAGTCCGAAGCATGCTGGATACCGACACACCTCTACCCGCCGCAAAACCTTCTGGCACTAGCACAACTCCCAACTCCCCAGTTATGACCAAAGCATCCCTTGCACCTGCCACTTCTGGGCACACTAGAAGCTTTTCCGACGCTGCGTCAAATCCAGTCGAATTTGGACCTCGAGCAGCTTCTCGGAATGACCCTACCGCAGGCTATCAATTTTCAGATATTGTCACTCGTAACACAGGCCAGCAACTCCCCAAGAGAAACACACAGGGCGGTAGAAAGCCATCTGGAAATGCCTTGAGCGAAGCACTTAGAAATTCGGACCTCAGTGGCCTTCAAATCCCAGGTGAAAGTGATCGCAAGCGTTCCTGGTTTGGTGGTGGCGGCAGTAGGAAATCCAAGTCACCGCACAACCGTCTAGCATCACGGTCTAGATCGCCCCATGTACCGCAAACACTAAGTCCCGGTACAGCTATGCTGGATGATGGCACTATCGTGGATTTAAGCAGCGCTTATCGTCGACTTTCCGACGCAAACTTGGCATATTCAATGGGTAGTTTATCGACGCTGCCCAAGAGCCAAACCAGCCAGAGTGGTCGCATGGTAAAAGACTATCTGGGTCCTGACGGCGAAGCACTAGGTTCCAGTGAGGAAGACGAGCCATACTCatctgacgatgaagatcgTGGTCGTAAGAAAGATCCTAGGTCACTCAATCCCGACGCGGTGGGCCAATCTAGTGACGATAAAGAACGCCGAAAATCACTGAGTCTTATGGCTGCTGCAGAAGAAGAGCGTACGTGAACCCCCATCCTTAAATCCAGCAAATCGCTAAACTTCTTTTCTAGGGGTGACTGTATCAAAGCAACAAGGATACCGTTCTCTATTTGATGAGCCAGAGATCAAGGTCACAACCCCTCTAGGTGAAAACACACGACTCAACAAAGGAAGCGGTGTGCATCCCAAGACAGCTTATGACCAAATGTCAGCAGTGGCTTCGGCGAACGATTCTGATGAGGAGCAAGATATGGACGACATCAAGAGAGCTCAAAATTTGACCTGCTCCATGTCAAACATCATCTCGAACAACGATTCTCACCGGGCTATTCGCATGATCTACCGTGGCGACTACGCCAAGATTGCCCAGCAGGCTGAAGACGAGCAACACCGATTGCGAAAGTATTTGGTTGCATCGGATCTGAGCGATGAGTCAACACATGCCCTGGAATGGGCTATCGGTACGGTCTTGCGAGACGGTGATACGTTGATGTGCATATACTGTGTGGATGAAGAGACGGGAATTGGTGGAGTCGACAATTCAGTTCCTGACGATCCAAAAGCCATGAAAGAGCAAGCGGCTGCGATCAACACGGTTGCGAACTCCAGATCTGTCGCACCGTCCATGTCTGCAGTGCCAGATTTTGTGCGAAACACCATTCGAGGTGATTCAAAGAATAATACTCCAAACACCTCTCCGGCGCCATCAAGCCGAGTTGGAGGTGAAAGGGGAAGGGCAGAGGACGAGCGACGTCATGCCGTTAAGCAAATCACCGATAAAGTGCTCCGCCTTTTACGAAAAACAACTCTTCAAGTGAGGGTCATTGTGGAAGTATTGCACTGCAAGAACCCAAAACACTTGATAACAGAAGTGATTGACCTTGTCAACCCAACTCTAGTTGTTATAGGAAGTCGTGGAAGAAGCGCACTAAAGGGGTAAGTTGCATTATTGTTTTTGTAAAGTTAGATAACTAACATGTGACAGTGTCATTTTGGGATCTTTCTCCAACTACCTGGTCACCAAGAGTTCTGTCCCTGTTATGGTAGCGCGAAAACGCCTCCGGAAGCAGGGTAAGTACAAAGGTGTGAAGCCGGTGAACAATCTCAGCAACCCAACAGCTCGAAGTCTGGCCAGTGCGAAGATAGACTAATTGAGAATGGGCATCATGAACGAGAGCTCTGTCTAGATATGTGGGGATGTCTGTTGAGATGCTTTACGAAGCTTGATGATTTGTTTTACTGGGTAAGAGCGGCGTCAGGTATTTTGTTAAACACCCGTAGAGTGGAATTGGTCCACGGAGAAGGAGAAAGCGCGATATTTGGCGACTGGACAGAAGATGAAGGGCTCGTTGTGTTATGGGTAGAAGTCTTTCTCTAATGTGAATACCATATGCTACTAAGCGATTGGTAAAGTGTTTAAAGAGTGTTTTCAGGAGTTGGCTAATTAATGCTTTGTCCTATTATCCGTAATGTtacctaggttagtaccCAGTAACTAGTAGTTTAATCCTTGTACTACCTGTTGGTTAGTAGTTAATTGTCGTTGCATCAAGTTAGGTACCTGGGAGAAAGTGGTTTTGTCTCAGGTATGTCACGTGCATCATCTATGCGAAGTTTGATTGTTTTGAGTGCGGAGGTCTGAGGTCTGAGCAGTTGCGCTTAAGTTAAGAGAAATAAGCTTTGCGCTTTGTCGCCGGCGCGTAAATTGGGGACACAACTATCGAAATTCTGACAGtgtttttaaataaattaagcaACCCACTTGTAATAACTCTTGATGTCGGCCAACTGATCTATTCACCAGCTGTCAGCGAGATTTGCCATTTGCCACAGGGGGTTTTGACTCTTCTCATTGGCTTCTCAACCCCAACcctagataggtaggtatccgTATCCTGACTCGCTTGTCATATTATATGGTCCGCGTCTGGTTTTGCCTTGCCttaccttgccttgccttgccttgccttggtTTTGCCTGAccttgtctcgtctcgtccCCGGACGGACCAACAACGAGGCTGAAACCGACAACGGACAGCATGAAAGTGCTCCGCCACTACAAATTGCACTGCACCCCTTAAACGCTACTGGATCTGATCTCATGAATTGAAAgtgtttggtttggtttggtttggtttcatttcatttcatttcattttCCATGTTTTCCTCCCtctcttgtctcttttcCCATTCGCAACTATGAGACTCGTCAATACCAAGACGCTGCAGCTTGAGACCCTAGAGGAGGGGTCCGAAAAATACGCCATCTTGTCGCATACGTGGGGCAATGATGAGGTTCTCTTTGATGACATTCAGAGTTCCGCGCGCATGGACGAGATTCGAAAGAAGAATGGACCTGGGTATCGCAAGATAGCTCAGTCGTGTGAGAGGGCGCAGAGTCGCGAGCTCAATTACATATGGATCGACACGTGCTGCATCGACAAAACCAGCAGCGCAGAGCTTTCAGAGGCCATCAACTCCATGTTCCGCTGGTACAGCAATTCCGAAGTATGCTACGCCTATCTATCAGATGTCTTTATCCACGAAGTCGGGGTCGAATTGGTCGATAGCTTAAAGGGCAGCCGCTGGTTTACTCGTGGCTGGACACTACAAGAGCTGCTCGCCCCCAATGAGGTGGAATTCTTCGATCACAATTGGTCGCCTCTGGGCGAACGACATGCTCTAGCTTCAACAATTAGCGAAATCACAGGCATTGATGAGACATTCTTGCACAAGCCCGATATGAAAAAGGACCGAAGGATATCGACAAAGCTCCAGCGTGAAAACGTGGCCACGAGGATGGGCTGGATGGCCCAGAGAGAAACGACCCGTGTTGAGGATATAGCATACGCTTTGATGGGTATTTTCGGCATCAACATGGCGATTCTGTACGGTGAAGGCAGCAGAGCTTTCCTGCGACTACAAGAGGAGATTCTCAAAAAGTCGCCAGATCAGTCCATTCTCGTATGGAGATGGCCCTTGGCCCGCAAGCCTGAAACGAAAACGCAACGGATGCACTTTTTAGCTGATAGCCCAGCCAACTTCAACTTACGCACATACGCCGGACAGGAGGATTCTGAGAAATTCGGGGTCAGGTTAACAGATCAAGGACTTGTTGTTCGTGTCTGGAAGTGTCCTTGCAAATTAACGCGCTGGAACCATGACAAGACGGAGCTTATAGACGCTGGGGACAGGTGGCTGGCTGTTCTCGACTGCAGTTTATCGCCAGATACACTATCGCGACCAGCAATAATTCTCGGCGAGAGTCCTTATGCTGAAGGCGTGTTTCGACGAGATCCTACGAGTGTCATTATGGTGATAGAGCACGATCGCATGAAGTCGGGTTACTTGGATACCGGCGGCGATCGACATGGTGAGTACAAACTCCGAGCACAAACACAAGCGTTCATAACTGACCATTTTAGCGATACACTCTATTGAGTATAAGCCCGAATTCAAGACGGAGACAATTCTGCTCGAGTCAGATACAGTTGAACCAGAAATTCGTTTACGAGGAAGCTTTCCCTTCAAGGTGAATATGACCCTCAAAGACCGTGAGCTTAAGCAGCGCGCGGCCTATACAGGGTCTCAACGATACGTTGTCGCTGGTCAGCTGGGCATCAAGCCAACTCAAAATCCCATATACGGAGTCATATTCTTAGGAGACGATGAAACCGAAACCGAGCTCGTCGTTTGGTGGGGTCTGATAGAAGAAGGCTCAGCCATGTACGACGTGCACAACCGACACAATGGTCCTCGAGTCTGGAGTAACAGCGTCCCCGTGTGCTTTGCCCAATCATGGAAGAATCTCACAGGGTCGGACAAATGGGATGCTTCGCTCGCCGAGTCCTTGGCTGTGAACATGCTGTGCGAGGAGTTTCCCCTTCCATGGAAAGGAACTGAAAGACCTTCAGTGGTGGAAGTCGAGGATGGGTTGAACCTGCAGAATGCGATTGGCGATAGCAAACCCATGGCGACGGAGACGGTGATTGAGTTATTCACGCAGTGTTCTCAACCTATAATCGAGTGCGTTGGTTGGGGTATGAGACTCAAGGCATCTATGAGAAGAGTTGAGTTCTTGGGACGGTTGTGCTGTGAGTTGGACATTGAGGAAAAGAACCCCAACGTCGAGATTCCCTGATGCTGGCATCTATCTGTGCATAGAGTTTGGGGTGTTTTGCATTGAATCGGACCAGGATGCATGGGTTGTTGCATGTATTGGCGATGCCTTTATGGGCATGAGATTTGTACCAACATTCTGAAAAAGAGATGAGTGGTAGATGGACTAGATATACAATAGATGATATATACTGGTTCTacaaattaaaaaagaatgatttttaatattatgcATCATCTTGTCACTGTAGTTACTTTGTCTTTCGCCTGGTCCGTGAGGTGAGACTATCTTTGGCCTTGGTTGTTTTCCAGACCCAGATCCACAATTCTTGGATTCGTTAGTCTTAGGTAGTCTGGGCATCAACAACAGAGTCCCCGCCAGCGTATCAAGAACGTGATCATTCGAGTCATAGTAGCGGTATTATTGGCTATGCGAGCTAAGAAATCATAACATGGTCACTCTGTAGACTAACTAAATGCCTAATCctgaaaaaaagaaagaaaaaaataataacAAAACTAACGCGATTAATAGTTCGTCAGTGGTATTTTCGCGTAGTTGATCACATCATAAGAGAGTATCGAATAAGGAAAGATAAGGGAGATCTGAGACAACAATAAACAAAAGAACACCATGTGACCTCTTTACTTTCGCGTTTCAAGGTAGATTCAACGCGTAGAGTGGATGACGGACGGTTCTCACTCAAAGTGGACTAACGCGGGGTTCAGGAGCGGTCCTAGTTCTGCAAGGTTTAGCGGGTCTTGATTGGACGTTTATGCGTTGTCCGGGAGCAAGGGCACGCCCAACCTCGTCGATTTTGGGGTCTTTGGAGGGGAACCTTGACCTGAATGAGAGAGAGAGCGAggaggggggggggggggggagAAGCACGAAGGCAAAggtgaagaaggaaaggTAAGGGAAGAAGATCTCAGCGTCTGTGTCTGTCTCTCGTCTACTTGCCGGTACCTGGCAAGTGATGTGCATATGTACCTTATCTTAGTCAAATAACCGAATCAATACCTCTCCAGGTTGTGTTTCATATGGTTCGTCTTCCTTTCTTCCATTCTTATTTCCTATCTTTTCCTATTCTTTCCTTATTCATCCTTTCCCTCTTCCATTCCTTGGTACCTAAACCACTGGTGGTCAGTGAACGACCTCCATTATTAGGTTCCTAGGTGTCTCTTCCACACATCATCCTTGCATAACTGTACAGCCTGTACAGCCTGTACTGCTGTGCTGTACCTGCGCACTTGCACTTACCTGCTCGGGCCTTTCAATAATAGTTGGACACTCAATCAAGTCTTTAAGGCTCTATTACCCTCTTCCATTTCCTCCTCTACCACCTACTTACTTATCATTCATCAATATCAACGTCTCAATAAACTTTAAACCGTTTTTCACTACAATAACCTTACTCAACGTCCGCCAAAGACAAGCCAGAAACAAAATCAAAAATCGCTCTTGTGACTCAGTCAACCCCCCCTAAGTCGTCTCTATGAATTCCTTCTTCACGGTAAACAACAACGTCTCGCTTATCAGCATTACAATTGCACCGAGCACTTACCTCATCACTGTTGTTCTCCTTGTCTTTGCAATCATCTACCTACCCCGTCTTATCGCCTGCCGATTCCCCAGCCTCGGCATACCATTGCCATCTCTGGCGTCAATATTAAGACCAATATTTGGAGATCCAGCAGATCATCGCCCGCCAGCCAGATTTGAAAAGCCCCTCCCAGCACCACCCTTTGCAGCATCTGGGCTTGTATTCGAAGATCAGCAACAATTGGTCGTCTCCGGACAAGATATTGTCCTTGCGCAACGTCGCCATTACCTTCAACAGCAATTGGCCCAAGAGCAACACCTACTGCTTGAGCAGCAAAAACAACTTCAATTCCAAGAAATAGAGCGCCGTGTTCGTCGAGACTCTCGCCACTCCTCATCCCCTTCAAAACATAGCCGTGACCATGGATCCTCACGACATGCTGGACGCGTCCCTACAGGACTTCGATCTCCCACCAAGTCCATCGCTGCCCCACCACTCAGCCCATCGCAGCGAAGCAGCCATGACAGAAGGGGATCTCGAGGACTCGGAGACCGCGTCCGCGGGTGGGTACTCCCCTCCAGCCTGGAGAAGACTCGGAAACGGAAACCGGAGTAGTGGTTTCTGGAGAGGTCCTGAAGATCTTCCTTCCAATTATCCATCCCATTTTCCATCCCGAGGCATGAGCACGTTAATGGAAAGCACACCCGATTTGGACGATAGTGAAGACGATGGGGTTTTAGAAAGGGCAATTCGCACAAGGTTGCCCAAGGGAAGCCAGAGTCCGGAAAAGAGGAGAAGCGCCAGCCCTGGAACCTTTGACGATACCACAATACAATTTCAACTTCAAGAAAGGGCAACTCCTATAAAAGACCTGAGCTTACACGAACCACCAGCCGATAATTGTAAGTGACGATAGTGTGGCATGGTTTGCTCAATCTGTATCTAACACAGGTCAGATATCCGCTTCGCTGTTCGGGCCGAAGTTCAGCAGCGCACTGAGCCTATCGAGACAGCCATTAACTTTATACGTGATCATTTCAAGGCCGTGACTCGGACGTGGTCAACAACACTAAGCACCATTGTTGTTGGCTTTTTTGCCGTCTCTCTCTTCAAGTCACTTTTACAGCCTGCTGCCCCGCGTCCCGTAGGTGACCTTGTAAAGGTCGCAGGACTCGCTCGCTCATTTGAGCCCCTCATTTACTACTCAGAGCATGCTGTCTCTCAAGTACATGACCTTCAGGCCACTAGTGTGGCTGTCTGGGATCTTGGCGAAAGTGTGCGTAGCAGCGACATGCGAGATGCAACTAGCATTGTGTCAGATCTAGACGCCCTTAGTGAAACCATGAAAACACTGGCTTTAGAGATGACCAAGTTCTTTGCCAGAGTCGATGGTGATATCGATGGGTAAGTTGTTCATCAGATAGGATCT carries:
- a CDS encoding hypothetical protein (BUSCO:9777at5125); the protein is MSHNQPMSIEAMLDMERKEVLALLENRPKPKPSMQGAMRSASPYATPRSPVRSMLDVGNQPAPSSPRQGPVRSMLDTTSPPPPRVRSMLDTDTPLPAAKPSGTSTTPNSPVMTKASLAPATSGHTRSFSDAASNPVEFGPRAASRNDPTAGYQFSDIVTRNTGQQLPKRNTQGGRKPSGNALSEALRNSDLSGLQIPGESDRKRSWFGGGGSRKSKSPHNRLASRSRSPHVPQTLSPGTAMLDDGTIVDLSSAYRRLSDANLAYSMGSLSTLPKSQTSQSGRMVKDYLGPDGEALGSSEEDEPYSSDDEDRGRKKDPRSLNPDAVGQSSDDKERRKSLSLMAAAEEERVTVSKQQGYRSLFDEPEIKVTTPLGENTRLNKGSGVHPKTAYDQMSAVASANDSDEEQDMDDIKRAQNLTCSMSNIISNNDSHRAIRMIYRGDYAKIAQQAEDEQHRLRKYLVASDLSDESTHALEWAIGTVLRDGDTLMCIYCVDEETGIGGVDNSVPDDPKAMKEQAAAINTVANSRSVAPSMSAVPDFVRNTIRGDSKNNTPNTSPAPSSRVGGERGRAEDERRHAVKQITDKVLRLLRKTTLQVRVIVEVLHCKNPKHLITEVIDLVNPTLVVIGSRGRSALKGVILGSFSNYLVTKSSVPVMVARKRLRKQGKYKGVKPVNNLSNPTARSLASAKID
- a CDS encoding hypothetical protein (TransMembrane:2 (o12-37i333-351o)~BUSCO:12960at5125); this encodes MNSFFTVNNNVSLISITIAPSTYLITVVLLVFAIIYLPRLIACRFPSLGIPLPSLASILRPIFGDPADHRPPARFEKPLPAPPFAASGLVFEDQQQLVVSGQDIVLAQRRHYLQQQLAQEQHLLLEQQKQLQFQEIERRVRRDSRHSSSPSKHSRDHGSSRHAGRVPTGLRSPTKSIAAPPLSPSQRSSHDRRGSRGLGDRVRGGFWRGPEDLPSNYPSHFPSRGMSTLMESTPDLDDSEDDGVLERAIRTRLPKGSQSPEKRRSASPGTFDDTTIQFQLQERATPIKDLSLHEPPADNYIRFAVRAEVQQRTEPIETAINFIRDHFKAVTRTWSTTLSTIVVGFFAVSLFKSLLQPAAPRPVGDLVKVAGLARSFEPLIYYSEHAVSQVHDLQATSVAVWDLGESVRSSDMRDATSIVSDLDALSETMKTLALEMTKFFARVDGDIDGILNVMDWAKMHLNRLNSAPSPSTISSAYDNIHNLLSQAHILEDATGSPTTLGRLTSHVFGLSNPQREQRMVQLLFTEFLTVLEDSIQAELQHSVTLFALFEAVDHHFLNLARTVVRESSAQEELHADMLSSLWTRLLGTRAAELRKFEQNRLLLRDVREKTVRNKGILVDHNGKLLTLKASLETLRSKLVSPLVRGVNSTTLTLEDQIQGISDVSHYLGDVRKQQKGKVMETLFGTVPSQQPECQKTVNAVLVGSLESANAVAVSKRRFATRASHLNVPKLLNLPS
- a CDS encoding hypothetical protein (TransMembrane:1 (o215-232i)) is translated as MRLVNTKTLQLETLEEGSEKYAILSHTWGNDEVLFDDIQSSARMDEIRKKNGPGYRKIAQSCERAQSRELNYIWIDTCCIDKTSSAELSEAINSMFRWYSNSEVCYAYLSDVFIHEVGVELVDSLKGSRWFTRGWTLQELLAPNEVEFFDHNWSPLGERHALASTISEITGIDETFLHKPDMKKDRRISTKLQRENVATRMGWMAQRETTRVEDIAYALMGIFGINMAILYGEGSRAFLRLQEEILKKSPDQSILVWRWPLARKPETKTQRMHFLADSPANFNLRTYAGQEDSEKFGVRLTDQGLVVRVWKCPCKLTRWNHDKTELIDAGDRWLAVLDCSLSPDTLSRPAIILGESPYAEGVFRRDPTSVIMVIEHDRMKSGYLDTGGDRHAIHSIEYKPEFKTETILLESDTVEPEIRLRGSFPFKVNMTLKDRELKQRAAYTGSQRYVVAGQLGIKPTQNPIYGVIFLGDDETETELVVWWGLIEEGSAMYDVHNRHNGPRVWSNSVPVCFAQSWKNLTGSDKWDASLAESLAVNMLCEEFPLPWKGTERPSVVEVEDGLNLQNAIGDSKPMATETVIELFTQCSQPIIECVGWGMRLKASMRRVEFLGRLCCELDIEEKNPNVEIP
- a CDS encoding hypothetical protein (BUSCO:42553at5125) codes for the protein MSPRTSIWGACRALAIRSRPVAPRPAPFVNALPRNRWYSNEGNDQPPKAIDNTQKAQDSQVGSGDAPAASTGNGDAEVTSSPASSEQIIDDATLEQMFYGGRPQSSSVEGGLTPAQEDILYREGTIPSAEKAEALVAQAEKAELDSPDSTEMQNPGHKFGLPKRPWPEGFNMKKRYHPVLEQITRLLMKDGKLSVAQRNMAIVMNYLRTAPPPIYSPKFPLLPGTPPATHLPLNPILYITVAIDSVAPLLKIRNVSGAGGGGRALELPVPLGVRQRRRVAFQWILDVINKKPSKGSGRKQFAYRIAEEIVAVVEGRSGVWEKRKMVHKLGTAARANIGSNKLKVKKKM